GGTATCCGCAAAGACCGCACAAGCGGTCGCGATAGCAGCATGCGCGCGGCTTTGACGCGCCGGTTGTTGTCGTAGCACGGGCAACAATCGGATTTTATTGGAAAAATCCGGAGCCGGCCTGTGCGCGCGGTGTTTTGTGACCGGATGCCCGGGCCGTAAAATGCCGAAAATCGGCTAATTGCTTAAATTTGCCGCGTGAAAAACCTGTACCGGAATTCTATAAACCGGCACGGACAGTAAAGTCGCCTCGAAAACCGGCAGGTCGCGAGGCAACGACAGGAGGAACCGAGATGACGGACAAGACGCCATCAAAGGCTAAAGCTGCGCAACGCCCGGCACTGACGGCGAAACGTGCGCGCACGGCCGGGTTCCCGCAGAAGCAGGGGCTTTATGACCCGCGCAATGAGCACGATGCCTGCGGTGTTGGTTTTGTCGCCCATATGAAGGGTCAAAAGTCCCATCAGATCATCAAGGACGGCCTGTTCATGCTGGAAAACCTGACCCACCGCGGTGCGGTCGGGGCGGATCCGCTGATGGGTGACGGCGCGGGCATTCTGGTTCAGATCCCGCACGCCTTTTTTGCTGAAAACATGGCCGAGCAGGGCATCACGCTACCGGATGTCGGGCACTATGCGGCCGGATATCTCTTTATGCCGCAGGACCTAGAGCTGCGCGCGCATATTGAGAAGATTGTCGAAGAAGTCGTTGCCGCCGAGGGGCAGGTGCTCCTGGGTTACCGTGACGTGCCGGTCGACAATTCGTCGCTGTCCAAAGCGCCCGATATTGCCGCCACCGAGCCCCACCACAGGCAGGTTTTCATCGGCCGCGGTGATGAGGTGCAATCGGAAGCGGACTTTGAGCGTCGCCTGTTCATTCTGCGCAAGGTGATCTCCAATCGGATTTTTGAGGAAACGGACGGGCGTGACAACGGCTTTTATATCGTTTCCCTGTCGAGCCGGACGATTGTCTACAAAGGCATGTTCCTGGCCTATCAGGTCGGCGCCTATTTCAAGGATTTGACGGACGAGCGTTTTCAGTCGGCCGTGGCGCTGGTTCACCAACGCTTTTCGACCAATACGTTTCCGTCCTGGAAGCTGGCGCACCCCTATCGCATGGTCGCCCACAATGGCGAAATCAACACGCTGCGCGGCAATGTCAACTGGATGGCGGCGCGCCAGGCTTCGGTGACGTCGCCGCTCTTCGGTGACGACATCAGCAAGCTGTGGCCGATCTCCTATGAAGGACAGTCCGACACGGCCTGTTTCGACAATGCGCTCGAATTCCTGGTTCAGGGCGGCTATTCGCTTGCCCATGCCGTCATGATGCTGATCCCGGAAGCCTGGGCCGGCAACAAGCTGATGCATGAAGACCGCAAGGCGTTTTACGAATATCACGCGGCGCTGATGGAGCCTTGGGACGGGCCGGCCGCCGTTGCCTTTACCGACGGCCGTCAGATCGGCGCGACGCTTGACCGCAACGGCTTGCGGCCCGCCCGCTATATCGTGACCGATGACGACAGGGTTATCATGGCGTCCGAGGCTGGCGTATTGCCGGTGGACGAAAAATCCATCGTGCGCAAATGGCGGCTTCAGCCGGGCAAGATGCTGCTCATCGATATGGAAGAAGGCGCCATCGTCTCGGATGCGCAGATCAAGCGTGAGCTGGCAAACGCCAATCCCTACCGCGATTGGCTGGACCGCACGCAGATCGTGCTGGAAGACATGCCTGTTTCAGGCCGCGCCACGGGCCATTCCAGCGCATCACTGCTCGATCAGCAGCAGGCCTTCGGCTATTCTCAGGAAGACCTGAAATTGCTGATGTCGCCGATGGCGACAACCGGTCAGGAGGCGATCGGCTCCATGGGAACGGACACGCCCATTTCAGCCATGTCCGACAAGACCAAGCTGCTTTACACCTATTTCAAGCAGAACTTCGCTCAGGTGACCAATCCGCCGATCGACCCGATCCGCGAAGAATCCGTCATGAGCCTCGTGTCTTTCATCGGCCCGCGGCCCAACCTTTTTGACTTGAAGGGACTTGCCGGGCGCAGGCGCCTTGAAGTGCGCCAGCCGATCCTGACCAATGAGGACCTGGAAAAAATCCGGGCGATTGGCGATATCTCTGACAATCAGTTCCAGACCAAGACACTGGACATCACCTATCGTGAGGACAGTGGCGCCGACCATATGAGCGAAGCCCTCGATGCGCTGTGCGCGCGGGCGGAAAAGGCAGTCAATAACGGCTACAACATCATCATCCTCTCGGACCGGCAATTGTCGGTCAACCGGATCGCCATACCGGCGCTGCTGGCGACGGCGGCTGTTCATCATCACCTGATCCGAAAGGGGCTGCGCACGTCTGTCGGCCTTGTGGTTGAATCGGGCGAGCCGCGGGAAGTGCATCATTTCGCGGTGCTGGCCGGCTACGGGGCTGAGGCGATCAACCCTTATCTTGCGTTCGATACGCTTGCAGACATGCATCAGAACGGTGAGTTCCCGGCGGTGGTTGACGCAACCGAGGTGGTGCATCGCTATATCAAAGCCATCGACAAGGGCCTCTTGAAGGTGATGTCGAAGATGGGGATTTCCACCTACCAGTCCTATTGCGGCGCTCAGATTTTCGATGCCGTCGGCCTTTCCGGCGAATTCGTCAACAAGTATTTCTTCGGTACCGCGACGACGATTGAGGGCATCGGGCTCAGCGAGATCGCGATTGAGACCCATGTGCGCCACGCGCAGGCCTTCGGCGACGATCCGGTGCTGACGACCGCGCTCGAGGTCGGCGGGGAATATCTCTATCGCATGCGCGGCGAGAACCATGCCTGGTCGCCGGATTCGGTGGCGATGCTGCAACATGCAGTGCGCGGCAATGCTGCCGACAAATATGAGGAATTCGCTCAGCTTGTGAATGAGCATGCGGAAGGTCTCAACACGATTCGCGGCCTCTTCAGGATTATTGAAGCCGAGGAAGACGGACGCAAACCCGTGCCGCTTGACGAGGTCGAGCCGGCGGCGGAGATCGTGCGGCGGTTTTCCACCGGCGCCATGTCCTTCGGCTCGATCAGCCGGGAGGCGCACACCACCTTGGCAATTGCCATGAACCGGATCGGCGGTAAGTCGAATACGGGCGAGGGCGGCGAAGAGCCCGATCGCTATATGCCGTTGCCTGACGGGTCGATGAACCCGGAACGTTCCGCCATCAAGCAGGTGGCCTCCGGACGCTTCGGCGTGACCACGGAGTATCTGGTCAACTCCGACATGATACAAATCAAGGTCGCGCAGGGCGCAAAGCCCGGCGAGGGCGGGCAGCTTCCCGGTCACAAGGTCGATGCGACAATAGCCAAGACCCGGCATTCGACGCCGGGTGTCGGGCTGATTTCGCCGCCTCCGCACCATGACATCTATTCCATCGAGGATCTGGCGCAGCTGATCTTCGATCTGAAGAACGTCAACAGCGACGCGGATATCTCGGTCAAACTGGTCTCAGAGGTCGGCGTCGGCACCGTGGCGGCAGGTGTTGCCAAGGCGCGTGCGGACCATATCACCATTTCCGGCTATGACGGCGGGACCGGCGCGTCACCGCTGACATCGCTCAAACATGCCGGATCGCCTTGGGAAATGGGACTTGCTGAAACCCACCAGACCCTGGTGCTGAACGGGCTTCGCTCGCGTGTTCCGCTGCAGGTCGATGGCGGTTTGCGAACCGGGCGCGACGTGATCGTCGGGGCATTGCTCGGCGCGGATGAATTCGGTTTTTCCACCGCGCCGCTCATTGCCGCCGGCTGTCTGATGATGCGCAAATGCCATCTCAACACCTGCCCGGTAGGCATCGCAACACAAGACCCGGTCTTGCGTCAGCGTTTCAAGGGAACGCCCGAACACGTCATCAACTATTTCTTCTTTGTTGCCGAGGAAGTGCGCGCGTTTCTGGCAAAGATGGGCTATCGCAAGCTGGACGACATCATCGGCCAGTCGGACCTTCTGGAGAAGGACCGGATGATCAGCCACTGGAAAGCGAACGGCCTGGATTTCAGCAACATCTTCCACAAACCTGAAGCCGGGAAGGAGGACATCCGTTGGACCCAGCGTCAGGATCATCCGATTGACGATATTCTGGATCGCAAGCTGATCGCCGAGGCCAAGCCGGCGCTCGCATCCAAGACGCCGGTGTCGATCGAGACCGCGATCCGCAATGTTGACCGATCGGCGGGCGCCATGCTCTCCGGCGAGATTGCGCGGCGCTATGGCCACAAAGGTCTCCCCGACGGCACGGTTTCAGTCAAGCTTGAGGGGACCGCCGGCCAGTCTTTCGGCGCATTTCTCTCGCGTGGCGTCAGTTTCGACCTGATCGGCGATGGAAACGACTATGTCGGCAAGGGCCTTTGCGGCGGCCGTATCATCGTGCGCCCGCCGGAGGAAAGCCGTATCGTTCCGGAAGAGTCGATCATTGTCGGCAACACCGTTCTTTACGGAGCCGTTGAAGGTGAATGTTATTTCCGCGGTGTGGCCGGCGAACGCTTTGCCGTTCGCAACTCCGGCGCCATTGCCGTTGTCGAGGGTGTCGGCGATCACGGTTGCGAGTATATGACCGGCGGTATTGTTGTCGTCATCGGCGAGACGGGACGCAATTTTGCCGCTGGCATGTCGGGCGGTGTGGCCTATGTACTTGACGAGGCGGGAGACTTTGCCCGGCGCTGCAACATGGCGATGGTCGAGCTCGAGCCCGTTCCGGAAGAGGACGACATGTTGGAAGAGCTGCACCATCATGGTGGTGATCTGGACCATAAGGGCCGCGTGGACGTTTCCGACGACATGACCAAGCATGATGAGGAACGGCTCTACCAGCTCATTGCCAATCATGTGCACTACACCAACTCGCAGCGGGGCCAGGATATTCTGGAAAACTGGGCAGACTATCGCCCGAAGTTCCGCAAGGTCATGCCGATTGAGTATCGCCGGGCACTTGAGGAGATGGAGCGCATGCGTATGGGGGTTGCCGCGG
This portion of the Hoeflea prorocentri genome encodes:
- the gltB gene encoding glutamate synthase large subunit, with amino-acid sequence MTDKTPSKAKAAQRPALTAKRARTAGFPQKQGLYDPRNEHDACGVGFVAHMKGQKSHQIIKDGLFMLENLTHRGAVGADPLMGDGAGILVQIPHAFFAENMAEQGITLPDVGHYAAGYLFMPQDLELRAHIEKIVEEVVAAEGQVLLGYRDVPVDNSSLSKAPDIAATEPHHRQVFIGRGDEVQSEADFERRLFILRKVISNRIFEETDGRDNGFYIVSLSSRTIVYKGMFLAYQVGAYFKDLTDERFQSAVALVHQRFSTNTFPSWKLAHPYRMVAHNGEINTLRGNVNWMAARQASVTSPLFGDDISKLWPISYEGQSDTACFDNALEFLVQGGYSLAHAVMMLIPEAWAGNKLMHEDRKAFYEYHAALMEPWDGPAAVAFTDGRQIGATLDRNGLRPARYIVTDDDRVIMASEAGVLPVDEKSIVRKWRLQPGKMLLIDMEEGAIVSDAQIKRELANANPYRDWLDRTQIVLEDMPVSGRATGHSSASLLDQQQAFGYSQEDLKLLMSPMATTGQEAIGSMGTDTPISAMSDKTKLLYTYFKQNFAQVTNPPIDPIREESVMSLVSFIGPRPNLFDLKGLAGRRRLEVRQPILTNEDLEKIRAIGDISDNQFQTKTLDITYREDSGADHMSEALDALCARAEKAVNNGYNIIILSDRQLSVNRIAIPALLATAAVHHHLIRKGLRTSVGLVVESGEPREVHHFAVLAGYGAEAINPYLAFDTLADMHQNGEFPAVVDATEVVHRYIKAIDKGLLKVMSKMGISTYQSYCGAQIFDAVGLSGEFVNKYFFGTATTIEGIGLSEIAIETHVRHAQAFGDDPVLTTALEVGGEYLYRMRGENHAWSPDSVAMLQHAVRGNAADKYEEFAQLVNEHAEGLNTIRGLFRIIEAEEDGRKPVPLDEVEPAAEIVRRFSTGAMSFGSISREAHTTLAIAMNRIGGKSNTGEGGEEPDRYMPLPDGSMNPERSAIKQVASGRFGVTTEYLVNSDMIQIKVAQGAKPGEGGQLPGHKVDATIAKTRHSTPGVGLISPPPHHDIYSIEDLAQLIFDLKNVNSDADISVKLVSEVGVGTVAAGVAKARADHITISGYDGGTGASPLTSLKHAGSPWEMGLAETHQTLVLNGLRSRVPLQVDGGLRTGRDVIVGALLGADEFGFSTAPLIAAGCLMMRKCHLNTCPVGIATQDPVLRQRFKGTPEHVINYFFFVAEEVRAFLAKMGYRKLDDIIGQSDLLEKDRMISHWKANGLDFSNIFHKPEAGKEDIRWTQRQDHPIDDILDRKLIAEAKPALASKTPVSIETAIRNVDRSAGAMLSGEIARRYGHKGLPDGTVSVKLEGTAGQSFGAFLSRGVSFDLIGDGNDYVGKGLCGGRIIVRPPEESRIVPEESIIVGNTVLYGAVEGECYFRGVAGERFAVRNSGAIAVVEGVGDHGCEYMTGGIVVVIGETGRNFAAGMSGGVAYVLDEAGDFARRCNMAMVELEPVPEEDDMLEELHHHGGDLDHKGRVDVSDDMTKHDEERLYQLIANHVHYTNSQRGQDILENWADYRPKFRKVMPIEYRRALEEMERMRMGVAAE